From one Stigmatopora nigra isolate UIUO_SnigA chromosome 8, RoL_Snig_1.1, whole genome shotgun sequence genomic stretch:
- the nop53 gene encoding ribosome biogenesis protein NOP53, with protein MAPLKSVKRVAASQPGFLSFSDNGGVGTRRKRVNKNKKKSWKKHSDINDVEDFLEDIRHQERTTGGLLAERPDDALFFLDAGKEQKGVQKDDLKASKHVKGDKKGKGKSQRPLRIDLILQNDSLVPPIKDVLAYQQPNARKLRNAAKRIEHLASKGILPRSQRNLLNRQPSKTRVKKAVTEANNYPKRDYYDLWGEEPTSSDDPWYLQQTGKKRVQRPLKMNDKPSTLPAVEVIGPGGSYNPDFSSHQALLQEAHNVEVKKKKVEDKIKRQLAFDKNQRATEETIFQEQVEGLVEEEEEEQEQNEKQEQNEKQEQNEKQEQNEKQEQNEKQEQTEKQEQTEKQEQNEKQEQNEKQEQNEKQEQSEKQNEKPIQNEKQNLNQDEDKVPAVEEEEGYVAGGAIVLSEKKTERQRKKEKAEKIKEQLRLSEKNRIEKRQQLFQLRSIKAGIKNIEQRAAARQKQRKANREALKSQPRRLGKLKFQADDLEIKLSTELTSSLRELKPEGSVVKDRFKSLQKRNLIEPRERAKFTRKYKLKYVEKRAFREIT; from the exons ATGGCGCCGTTGAAGAGCGTGAAACGCGTGGCTGCCTCACAGCCAGGCTTTTTAAGTTTCTCGGACAACGGCGGGGTTGGTACTCGAAGAAAGCGTGTGAACAAGAATAAGAAAAAGAGCTGGAAAAAACACAGCGACATCAATGACGTGGAAGATTTTTTAGAAGACATCAGACATCAGGAGAGAACCACAGG TGGCTTATTGGCTGAGAGACCAGATGACGCTTTATTCTTTCTTGATGCTGGGAAGGAACAGAAAGGTGTCCAGAAAGATGATTTAAAAG CATCAAAGCACGTGAAGGGCGACAAGAAGGGGAAAGGAAAGTCGCAACGTCCTCTCAGGATAGACCTCATCCTCCAGAATGACTCCCTTGTACCACCAATTAAAGA CGTGCTGGCCTATCAACAGCCCAATGCAAGGAAACTTCGTAATGCTGCCAAAAGGATCGAGCATCTGGCTTCCAAAGGCATTTTGCCACGGAGCCAAAGAAACCTGCTCAACAGACAGCCGTCAAAAACAAGAGTAAAAAAGGCAGTGACGGAGGCTAACAATTACCCCAAAAGAGACTATTATGACCTCTGGGGTGAAGAGC ccacaagttCAGATGATCCATGGTACCTGCAACAGACTGGAAAAAAACGTGTCCAG CGCCCGCTGAAGATGAATGATAAACCATCCACACTGCCTGCTGTGGAGGTGATTGGTCCTGGCGGCTCCTATAATCCAGACTTCTCCTCCCATCAG GCTTTGCTTCAAGAAGCCCACAACGTGGAGGTTAAGAAGAAGAAGGTGGAAGATAAAATTAAGAGACAGCTCGCTTTCGACAAGAACCAAAGAGCAACAGAG GAGACCATCTTCCAGGAGCAAGTGGAAGGCCTagtagaggaagaggaggaggagcaggagcagAATGAGAAGCAGGAGCAGAATGAGAAGCAGGAGCAGAATGAGAAGCAGGAGCAGAATGAGAAGCAGGAGCAGAATGAGAAGCAGGAGCAGACTGAGAAGCAGGAGCAGACTGAGAAGCAGGAGCAGAATGAGAAGCAGGAGCAGAATGAGAAGCAGGAGCAGAATGAGAAGCAGGAGCAGAGTGAAAAGCAGAATGAGAAGCCGATTCAAAATGAGAAGCAGAATCTGAATCAAGATGAAGATAAAGTGCCCGCTGTCGAGGAGGAAGAGGGTTACGTGGCAGGAGGAGCCATCGTACTGTCGGAGAAGAAGACTGAGAGACAAAGGAAAAAAGAGAAGGCAGAAAAAATTAAG GAGCAACTGCGGCTCTCGGAGAAAAATCGGATCGAAAAACGACAACAACTGTTCCAGCTTCGCTCTATCAAAGCCGGCATCAAAAATATTGAACAGAGAGCGGCGGCTAGACAGAAACAACGCAAGGCCAATAGGGAGGCCCTGAAATCCCAACCCAGACGCCTTGGAAAACTCAA GTTTCAAGCTGATGATCTTGAAATCAAGCTCAGTACTGAACTTACAAGTTCCCTACGAGAACTCAAG CCAGAGGGAAGCGTCGTCAAGGACCGCTTCAAGAGTTTGCAGAAGAGGAACCTGATTGaacccagagagagagccaa GTTCACCAGGAAGTACAAGCTAAAGTATGTGGAGAAGAGAGCTTTTAGAGAGATCACTTAA
- the LOC144201065 gene encoding uncharacterized protein LOC144201065 isoform X1 gives MARTKQTARKSTGGKAPRKQLATKAARKSAPSTGGVKKPHRYSQSFNMESTSSTEAFKDDAASTFSTASRKKRTELTVGQKLAILHELRTTFSDNKRKCAQHHGIQPSQIRNWIKQDQKLIESSTHHKRRRLTGAGQKPKYAEIEEKLFERVTEERKAKKVVHYKRLKQLASDIATEHNIEEFQMTNKIAYCFIRRHNLTELNSGLKTLLKQQKKTEDPLLNLELKEESEEKSIADSNLS, from the exons ATGGCCCGTACGAAGCAGACTGCCCGTAAGTCCACTGGAGGCAAAGCTCCACGCAAGCAACTTGCCACAAAGGCTGCCCGAAAGAGCGCCCCTTCCACCGGAGGTGTGAAGAAGCCCCATCGTTACAG TCAATCATTCAATATGGAAAGCACAAGCAGCACGGAAGCTTTCAAAGACGACGCTGCATCCACTTTCAGCACAGCGAGTAGGAAAAAGCGGACGGAACTGACTGTTGGACAAAAGCTCGCCATTCTACACGAGCTGCGAACCACTTTCAGCGACAACAAGCGAAAGTGTGCTCAGCACCACGGCATTCAGCCATCGCAGATCCGAAATTGGATAAAGCAAGATCAAAAGCTGATTGAGTCGTCCACTCATCACAAACGAAGGCGCCTAACCGGAGCTGGGCAGAAGCCGAAATACGCGGAAATCGAAGAGAAGCTGTTCGAAAGAGTGACAGAAGAGAGGAAGGCCAAGAAAGTTGTTCACTACAAGCGCCTCAAGCAGCTTGCCTCTGATATAGCGACCGAGCATAACATAGAGGAATTCCAGATGACGAACAAAATTGCCTACTGTTTCATAAGGCGGCACAACCTCACTGAACTGAACTCCGGTTTGAAAACTTTGCTGAAGCAGCAAAAGAAAACCGAAGATCCCTTGCTAAATTTAGAACTGAAGGAGGAATCTGAAGAGAAGTCTATTGCTGACAGCAATTTGTCCTGA
- the LOC144201065 gene encoding histone H3.3A isoform X2, whose product MARTKQTARKSTGGKAPRKQLATKAARKSAPSTGGVKKPHRYRPGTVALREIRRYQKSTELLIRKLPFQRLVREIAQDFKTDLRFQSAAIGALQEASEAYLVGLFEDTNLCAIHAKRVTIMPKDIQLARRIRGERA is encoded by the exons ATGGCCCGTACGAAGCAGACTGCCCGTAAGTCCACTGGAGGCAAAGCTCCACGCAAGCAACTTGCCACAAAGGCTGCCCGAAAGAGCGCCCCTTCCACCGGAGGTGTGAAGAAGCCCCATCGTTACAG GCCTGGCACTGTGGCTCTGCGTGAGATCCGTCGTTACCAGAAGTCCACTGAGCTTCTGATTCGCAAGTTGCCTTTCCAGCGCTTGGTGAGAGAAATTGCCCAGGACTTTAAGACGGATCTGCGTTTCCAGAGTGCAGCCATCGGCGCTTTGCAG GAAGCCAGTGAAGCCTACCTAGTGGGTCTTTTTGAGGACACCAACCTGTGTGCCATCCATGCCAAGAGGGTCACCATCATGCCCAAAGACATCCAGTTGGCACGCCGCATACGTGGAGAGCGTGCTTAA
- the LOC144201066 gene encoding histone H3.3A — protein sequence MARTKQTARKSTGGKAPRKQLATKAARKSAPSTGGVKKPHRYRPGTVALREIRRYQKSTELLIRKLPFQRLVREIAQDFKTDLRFQSAAIGALQEASEAYLVGLFEDTNLCAIHAKRVTIMPKDIQLARRIRGERA from the exons ATGGCCCGTACAAAGCAGACTGCCCGTAAGTCCACTGGAGGCAAAGCTCCACGTAAGCAGCTCGCCACAAAGGCTGCCCGTAAAAGCGCCCCTTCCACCGGAGGTGTGAAGAAGCCCCACCGTTACAG GCCCGGAACCGTGGCTCTGCGTGAGATCCGTCGTTACCAGAAATCCACCGAGCTCCTGATCCGTAAACTGCCGTTCCAGCGCTTGGTGAGAGAAATTGCCCAGGACTTCAAGACAGATCTGCGTTTCCAGAGTGCAGCCATTGGCGCACTGCAG GAAGCCAGCGAGGCCTACCTGGTGGGTCTTTTTGAGGACACCAACTTGTGTGCCATCCATGCCAAGCGTGTCACCATCATGCCAAAAGACATCCAGCTGGCACGTCGTATCCGTGGGGAGCGCGCATAA